Within Pelistega ratti, the genomic segment CTTAAAAGATACAGGAAAAGGATGGGTAACGGCTGAATATGGTATGTTACCGCGAGCAACGCATTCTCGTATGGATAGAGAGGCTGCCAAAGGTAAGCAATCAGGAAGAACACAAGAGATTCAACGTTTAATTGGTCGTAGCTTGCGTGCGGTAGTTGATTTGGAAAAATTAGGGGCGAGAACCATTCATATCGATTGTGATGTTATTCAGGCAGATGGTGGTACACGTTGTGCGAGTATTACAGGGGCTTGGATTGCTTTAGCAGATGCTATTCAACAATTAATAGCGAAGGGAATATTAACGGAAAATCCGATAAAAGATAATGTTGCTGCTATTTCTGTGGGGATAGTCAATGGACAAACCGTTTTGGATCTGGATTATGTAGAAGATTCAGCCTGTGATGCAGATATGAATATTGTGATGACAGGGGCAGAACAATTTGTTGAAATACAGGGAACGGCAGAAGGGCAAACCTTTGCTCGTCAGGAATTGGATCAATTATTGCAATTGGCTCAAAAGGGTATTAGTGAATTAATTCAATTACAAAACCAATCACGTACAGAATAGAGAGATGATAAATGAATAAAATTGTTTTAGCATCAAATAATAAAGGAAAACTGGCAGAGTTTCAGGCGTTATTTCAACCATTAGGGATTGAATTAATTAATCAAGGAGCATTAGGGGTAGGTGAGTGTGAAGAACCTTATTTTACTTTTTTAGAAAATGCATTAGCTAAAGCAAGATTTGCAAGCCACCATACAGGATTACCTGCTATTGCCGATGATTCTGGTCTAGTTGTGCCTGCCTTAGATGGTGCGCCGGGGGTATTATCTGCTCGTTATGCACAGACACAAGGCGGAGAAAAATCAGATGCAGCTAATAATGCGTATTTATTAAAAGCCTTAGAAGGTGTTGAA encodes:
- the rph gene encoding ribonuclease PH, with the translated sequence MSNSSFSRVSGRAFDGLRPVYIQRSYTAYAEGSVLIQIGNTHVLCNASVLEKVPPFLKDTGKGWVTAEYGMLPRATHSRMDREAAKGKQSGRTQEIQRLIGRSLRAVVDLEKLGARTIHIDCDVIQADGGTRCASITGAWIALADAIQQLIAKGILTENPIKDNVAAISVGIVNGQTVLDLDYVEDSACDADMNIVMTGAEQFVEIQGTAEGQTFARQELDQLLQLAQKGISELIQLQNQSRTE
- the rdgB gene encoding RdgB/HAM1 family non-canonical purine NTP pyrophosphatase, producing MNKIVLASNNKGKLAEFQALFQPLGIELINQGALGVGECEEPYFTFLENALAKARFASHHTGLPAIADDSGLVVPALDGAPGVLSARYAQTQGGEKSDAANNAYLLKALEGVENRQCFYVACLVYVRSAHDPCPMVAQAFWQGEIIDQARGENGFGYDPHFYIPTLDKTAAELLPEEKNKISHRAKALKILLEMIKAHT